GCAGGCCGACTCCGCCGCCGCGAGCACCGCAAGATTGAATCTCGAGTTCGCCGCGATCCGCGCGCCGATCTCGGGGCACACCGGCCGCGTGGCCGTCCACGCGGGCGACTACGTGAAGGCCGCCACGAGCGACCCGCTCGTCACCATCATCCAGCCGGATCCGATCCGCGTCCGGTTCGCGATTCCGGAGCGGGAGGTTCCGCTCCTGCAGCGTTACCGGACCGGAAACCCACGCGTGGAGATCCACCCGGACGGGTCGCGGGTGATTCCGGGGAAGCTCGTGTTCGTCGACAACGCGGTCGACCCCGGCAGCGGCACGCTGCTCCTGAAGGGAGAGGTCCCGAACCCGGACGGGCGCCTCGTGCCCGGTCAGTTCGTGGACGTCCGGCTGATTCTCTACGTCGCGCCGAAATCGCTGGTCGTCCCGGCCCGGGCGGTCTCGGTGGGGCAGCAGGGGAGTTACGTCTACGTCGTGAAGCCCGATTCCACGGTCGCCTCACGTCCCGTCGAGGTCGAGCGGACGCGAGACGAGATCTCGGTCATCGCGCGCGGGCTGACCGCCGGCGAGGCGGTCGTGACCGACGGGCAGCTCAAGCTCGCGCCGGGCTCCAAGGTCTCGATCCGGCCCTCGATCGTCGAGGAAGGGCAATGAACCTCTCCGGCATCTTCGTCCGCCGGCCGATCATGACGACGCTCGTGATGGCGGGCGTCCTCATCTTCGGCGTCGTCGGATACCGGCTCCTCCCGGTGAGCGATCTCCCCAACGTGGACTATCCCGTGATCTCCGTCAGCGCGAACCTGCCGGGCGCGAGCCCCGAGACGATGGCCTCGGCCGTGGCGACGCCGCTCGAGAAGCAGTTCTCGACGATATCCGGGCTCGACGCGATGACCTCCTCGAGCAGCCAGGGGAGCACCTCGATCACGCTCCAGTTCGCGCTCGACCGCGACATCGACGCGGCGGCGCAGGACGTCCAGGCGGCGATCACGAAGACCCTCCGCTCGCTTCCGACCGGGATCACGCCGCCCTCCTACCAGAAGGTGAACCCGGCCGATTCGCCGATCCTCTTCCTGGTCCTGACGTCGAAGATGCTCTCGCTCTCCCAGCTCGACGACTATGCCGAGAACGCGCTCGCGCAGCGGATCTCCATGGTGAAGGGCGTGGCGCAGGTGTCCGTCTTCGGGGCGCAGAAATACGCGGTGCGCATCCAGCTCGATCCGAGGGCGCTCTCCTCGCGCGGGATCGCGATCGGGCAGGTCAGCGACGCCATCCAGGCCGCGAACGTAAATCTGCCGACCGGGATCCTCTGGGGGAAAGACCGGTCCTCCACGGTCGTCGCGGGCGGCCAGCTGCGAAACGCGCAGGAGTTCGGGGATCTGGTCGTCGCCATCCGCGAAGGCGCCCCCGTCCGGCTCCGCGATCTGGGCCAGGTGCGCGACGACGTGCAGAACAACCGTGTCGCGAGCTGGTACAGAGATCAGCGAAGCATCACGCTCGCGATCCAGCGGCAGCCGGGGACGAACACGGTCGAGGTCGCGGACGCCGTGCATCGTCTCCTGGAGCGCGTCCGGCCCCAGCTCCCGGCGTCGGTCGAGATCCACACGCTGTACGATCGGTCGGTCACCATCCGGCACTCCGTGCAGGACGTCCAGTTCACGCTCCTCCTGACCTTGGCGCTGGTCGTGATGGTGATCTTCCTCTTCCTGCGCAACATCGCCGCGACCGTGATCCCCAGCCTCTCGCTTCCGCTCTCGGTCGTGGGCACGTTCGCGGTCATGCACTTCCTCGGCTACAGCCTCGACAACCTCTCCCTGATGGCGCTCACGCTCTCGGTGGGCTTCGTCGTGGACGACGCGATCGTCATGCTCGAGAACATCCACCGGCACATGGAGCAGGGGAAGCCGGCGCTTCGCGCGGCGCTCGACGGCTCGCGGGAGATCGGCTTCACGATCATCTCGATGACGCTCTCCCTGGTGGCGGTCTTCATCCCCGTGCTCCTGATGGGCGGGCTCCTGGGCCGGCTCTTCCACGAGTTCGCGATGACCATCAGCGCGGCGATCCTCGTGTCGGGGATCGTCTCGCTGACGCTGACGCCGATGCTTTGCAGCCGGTTTCTCCGGATGGAGCGGGCACGGTCGCACGGAAGCGCCTACCAGGCCATCGAAGGCGCCTACCAGCGGACCCTGGATCTTTACCGCCGGACCTTGGGCTGGGTCATGGGGCACCGGCCTGTCACGATGCTCTTCTCGCTCGGCATTCTGGTCGGGACGGTCCTGCTGTTTCGCGCGATCCCCAAGGGCTTCATCCCGAGCGAGGACACCGGGCGCATCCAGGCGACGACGGAGACCGCGGAGGGCACGTCGTTCGACGCCATGGTCGAGCACCAGAAACAGGTGGCGGCGATCGTCGGCAAGAATCCGGACGCGCAGTCGTACATGTCGTCGGTCGCTTCGGGGGGCGGCATCTCCTCCCCGCACCACGCCCGGATCATCATCCGTCTGAAACCGCGCTCCGACCGGCCGCGCTCCGCCGACATCCGCGACCTCCAGCCGAAAGTTGCCCAGGTGCCCGGCATTCGGGTCTTCCTCCAGAACCCGCCGGTCATCAACGTGGGCGGCCGGATCTCGAAGAGCCAGTACCAGTACTCGCTCCAGGGGTCCGACCTCCAAGGGCTCTACCAAGGCGCGACGGACCTCACCAATCGGCTGAGGGACGTCCCCGAGCTTCAGGACGTCACGAGCGACCTCCAGATATCGAACCCACAGGCGAACGTGACCATCGACCGGGACCGGGCCGCCTCGCTGGGTGTCACCGTCCAGCAGATCGAGGAGGCGCTCTACGACGCCTACGGCTCGCGCCAGGTCTCGACCATCTTCACCCCCAACGACCAGTTCTGGGTGATCATGGAGCTGTTGCCCCAGTACCAGCGCGACGCCGACGCGCTCGCGCTGCTGAGCGGAACGGCGGATTGGTCCCGCTGGGGGCCGTCGCGACGGTCACTCCCGCCGTCGGGCCGCTCAGCGTCAACCACATGGGGCAGATCCCCGCCGTGACCGTCTCGTTCAACCTCCGACCGGGCGCGTCGCTGGGGCAGGCGGTGGACACGGTGCAACGAACCGCGAGAGAGACGCTCCCGGCGACGATCACGGGCAGCTTCTCGGGAACGGCGCAGGCGTTCCAGTCGAGCCAGCAAGGGCTCCTCCTCCTGCTCCTCCTGGCGGTCCTCGTGATCTACCTCGTGCTCGGCATTCTCTACGAGAGCTTCATCCACCCGCTCACGATCCTGTCGGGTCTCCCGTTCGCGGGATTCGGCGCCCTCCTGGCCCTGATGGTCTGCCGCACGGAGCTCAGCATCTACGCGTTCGTCGGCATCGTCATGCTGGTGGGCCTCGTGAAGAAGAACGCGATCATGATGATCGATTTCGCCCTCGACGCGGAGCGCACTCAGGGGAAGTCGCCGCGAGACGCGATCGTCGAGGCGTGCATCATTCGATTCCGGCCGATCATGATGACCACCATGGCCGCGTTCATGGGAACGCTGCCGATCGCCATCGGCCTGGGATCGGGAGCGGAATCGCGCCAGCCGTTGGGCATCGCGGTCGTGGGTGGGCTCGCGTTCTCCCAGCTCGTGACCCTGTACGTGACGCCGGTGATCTACACGTACCTCGACGCGTTCCAGCGGCGCCTGGGGAGCCGTGGGGCGCGATCCAAGACGGTCCGAGCCCCTCGTGCGGAGATGGACGAGCGCGTCCCCGTTCCCGCCGCGTGAACGCGCCCGGGCAAGGCAGGTAGGCGCTTGAATCCGTTCGCGCTTCTTGGCCTCGCGCTCGCGCTCGGGCTCCGCCACGCCGCCGATCCGGATCACGTCGTCGCGGTGACCGCGATCACCGCCCGGACGAAGCGCGTGCTCCCGGCGATGTGGCTGGGGGTCGTTTGGGGGCTCGGGCACACCGTGACCTTGTTCACGGTGGGCGCCGCCATCATTCTCTTCAACCTGGTCGTGCCGCCGAGGGTTGGGCTCACGCTGGAGCTGGCGGTCGGACTCGCGCTCGTGGTGGTCGGCCTACTGAATCTGAAGCCAGCCGCGGGAGGCGGCGGGAGCGGGCTCCCAGGAGAAGGGAAGCGGGAGCGGATTCCGGCCTGGCGCGCGTTTTTCGTGGGGCTGCTCCACGGGCTCGCCGGGAGCGCGGCCGTCGCCCTTCTCGTGCTCGCGACGGTGCGCGATCCACGATGGGCGTGCGCGTATCTACTGTTGTTCGGGTTAGGGACGCTCGCCGGG
This portion of the Candidatus Eisenbacteria bacterium genome encodes:
- a CDS encoding efflux RND transporter periplasmic adaptor subunit; its protein translation is MRDPARDVLARRPRHGLIPVALGLLGLCASLGCGAKSAPKSARVPITVAIAVERPVPFAIAATGTVEAIRTAAIGSQVGGTVQRVAFREGDYVRAGQLLIQLDPRPFGAALDQALAALARDRARAATARVESERAEKLFAQDMLSQSEWDQKRADAEALAATVQADSAAASTARLNLEFAAIRAPISGHTGRVAVHAGDYVKAATSDPLVTIIQPDPIRVRFAIPEREVPLLQRYRTGNPRVEIHPDGSRVIPGKLVFVDNAVDPGSGTLLLKGEVPNPDGRLVPGQFVDVRLILYVAPKSLVVPARAVSVGQQGSYVYVVKPDSTVASRPVEVERTRDEISVIARGLTAGEAVVTDGQLKLAPGSKVSIRPSIVEEGQ
- a CDS encoding high-affinity nickel-transport family protein, which codes for MNPFALLGLALALGLRHAADPDHVVAVTAITARTKRVLPAMWLGVVWGLGHTVTLFTVGAAIILFNLVVPPRVGLTLELAVGLALVVVGLLNLKPAAGGGGSGLPGEGKRERIPAWRAFFVGLLHGLAGSAAVALLVLATVRDPRWACAYLLLFGLGTLAGMSLVTTGLATPLAAASQRWPRVSHGARLVTGLLSLALGVWLVYQIGWKDGLFLAAPHWSPR